From one Synechocystis sp. PCC 6803 substr. PCC-P genomic stretch:
- a CDS encoding GNAT family N-acetyltransferase: MSLSYRIRPMAVADRPLVTRWAQQEGFCPGIGDVGIFCDTDDAGVWVGEWEGSPVGCIAGIRYDENYGFIGLFLVQPEYRGRGFGVALWQTAIAHLENVQCVGLEAALARVEDYQKWGFRPAYYTRRYRLPPADRRSCVRPSFTPDFPLGYQLLAGDQLTEAKVLAYDARHEATPRPLFLHEWLGRPEGKVMVILDDQGDCCGYGRIRPCLLPDDEDGFPQGWRLGPLMADSTALAGALLDVLLGDRQGPVFIDVPEVNQDAIYLLEERGFELTLLNLRMYKGNPPQLPLENIYGLACLELG; the protein is encoded by the coding sequence ATGAGTTTGAGTTACCGTATTCGTCCCATGGCAGTTGCCGATCGCCCGTTGGTGACCCGTTGGGCCCAGCAGGAAGGATTTTGTCCGGGCATAGGGGATGTAGGGATTTTTTGTGACACCGATGACGCTGGCGTTTGGGTGGGGGAATGGGAAGGCAGCCCAGTGGGTTGCATTGCCGGCATTCGTTATGACGAAAATTACGGTTTTATTGGTTTATTTCTCGTTCAACCAGAATATCGGGGGCGGGGTTTTGGGGTGGCTCTCTGGCAAACGGCGATCGCCCATTTGGAAAATGTCCAGTGCGTTGGTCTGGAAGCAGCCCTAGCCAGGGTGGAAGATTACCAAAAATGGGGCTTTCGTCCCGCCTATTACACCCGTCGTTATCGTTTACCCCCTGCCGATCGCCGCTCCTGTGTGCGGCCAAGTTTTACCCCGGATTTTCCCCTCGGTTATCAACTTTTGGCCGGTGACCAATTAACAGAAGCCAAAGTGTTAGCCTACGATGCCCGCCACGAAGCTACACCTCGTCCCCTCTTTTTGCACGAATGGTTGGGACGGCCGGAGGGAAAGGTGATGGTAATTTTGGATGATCAGGGGGATTGTTGTGGTTACGGCCGCATTCGTCCCTGTTTATTGCCCGACGATGAAGATGGTTTTCCCCAGGGTTGGCGTTTGGGCCCCCTGATGGCTGATAGTACTGCTTTAGCCGGGGCTTTGTTGGACGTGTTACTTGGCGATCGCCAGGGGCCAGTGTTTATTGATGTGCCAGAAGTGAATCAAGATGCCATTTATCTGTTGGAAGAACGGGGCTTTGAACTGACTCTGTTAAATTTGCGGATGTATAAAGGCAATCCTCCCCAACTTCCCTTGGAAAACATCTACGGCCTAGCCTGTCTGGAACTCGGCTAA
- a CDS encoding glutathionylspermidine synthase family protein, translated as MQPIKISRRPRWRQHIQDNAYQADVLSDPAQKYWVEALPQPFAIQFSPQEETAIAIASEKLWQMCVEFLDWFFDEDDDSAVDARLAQLKIRPEYWPALKKSWHRTDPVEDLSLATRFDLVVTEDGQIKLIEINGETPLLGAETVYQWNWLVDYQRNHNQGAYALPANASQFNEYWERTAGQWRRIYEEYDLLRTGISFLVDEQLEEDSEMAMQLIQILHDEVDENVYTQLVYLRGLEDERGQLMQRGLGLDEDGYFIDHANERIPILWKMYDWSDLQNDMANAGCTEALAQRLAVGDAKVIEPLWKQILSNKGTMALIWQQFKDSEYAEYLLPTYFESDISLEATRLLLEGLHVRKPLLGMEGIGVSIELGAGAVEKRPTYGYGEEGFIIQEYIELPQAFDYHYMVGSWVIDDVAAGIILRGDTARITGRHCLIIPHIVAEEFLSIS; from the coding sequence ATGCAACCGATAAAAATTAGTCGTCGTCCCCGCTGGCGCCAGCATATCCAGGACAATGCTTACCAAGCGGATGTGCTCAGTGATCCAGCTCAAAAATACTGGGTGGAAGCCCTGCCCCAACCCTTTGCCATCCAATTCAGCCCCCAAGAAGAAACGGCGATCGCCATTGCGAGTGAAAAACTTTGGCAAATGTGTGTGGAATTTCTGGACTGGTTTTTCGATGAAGATGATGATTCCGCCGTTGACGCAAGGTTAGCCCAGTTAAAAATTCGCCCTGAATATTGGCCTGCTCTGAAAAAAAGTTGGCATCGCACCGACCCGGTGGAAGACTTGAGTTTAGCTACCCGTTTCGATCTAGTAGTCACCGAAGATGGTCAGATTAAATTGATTGAAATTAATGGAGAAACCCCGCTATTAGGAGCAGAAACCGTTTACCAATGGAATTGGTTAGTGGATTACCAACGCAACCACAATCAAGGGGCCTATGCCTTACCAGCCAATGCCAGTCAGTTTAATGAATATTGGGAAAGAACAGCTGGGCAATGGCGCAGGATTTATGAAGAATATGATTTACTCCGCACCGGCATTTCTTTTCTGGTGGATGAGCAACTGGAAGAAGACAGTGAAATGGCCATGCAATTAATCCAAATTCTCCACGATGAAGTGGATGAAAATGTTTACACCCAATTGGTTTATTTACGGGGCTTAGAAGATGAACGGGGTCAACTAATGCAGAGAGGATTAGGTTTGGATGAAGATGGTTATTTCATTGACCATGCCAACGAAAGAATTCCAATTTTGTGGAAAATGTATGACTGGTCAGATTTGCAAAATGATATGGCCAATGCTGGTTGCACTGAAGCCTTAGCGCAACGCTTAGCCGTAGGAGATGCAAAAGTTATTGAACCTTTATGGAAGCAAATTTTATCTAATAAAGGAACCATGGCTTTAATTTGGCAACAGTTTAAAGATAGTGAGTATGCTGAATATCTCCTGCCCACCTATTTTGAAAGCGATATTTCCCTGGAAGCAACCCGCCTATTACTAGAAGGTTTACACGTTCGTAAGCCCCTTTTAGGCATGGAAGGCATCGGTGTTTCGATTGAGTTAGGGGCTGGGGCAGTGGAAAAACGGCCAACCTATGGCTATGGTGAAGAGGGCTTTATTATCCAGGAATATATCGAATTGCCCCAAGCATTTGACTACCATTACATGGTTGGTAGTTGGGTTATTGATGACGTTGCCGCTGGTATTATTTTGCGGGGAGATACGGCTCGTATTACAGGGCGTCATTGTTTAATTATTCCCCATATTGTAGCAGAAGAATTTTTGTCTATTAGTTAA
- a CDS encoding DUF1190 domain-containing protein: protein MEPNHFPGNISRPIYRKQVRQYLAMVAVLAMVSTSCKGNNPKTNQGSGGGSNEKIEALYYTSVAECKTDMANQANEYKVLAEAHKAGKLPNAPTPPPIRPEDCEAQMKAAQAEHQRNAPVYGSRADCQTDRVICEPTPSGYHTSGYRPVFGGAYFYPYGNNYTYIYSGGVQQRVLQPSIVYRGTNPDQLITPNGISVPRTTTGKVSTSKAVTAPAPPRPSGTAAKGTISGRSSNKGFGSTFKGTGRGGK, encoded by the coding sequence ATGGAACCAAATCATTTCCCCGGTAATATTTCTCGGCCTATTTATCGTAAACAGGTTAGGCAATATCTAGCGATGGTGGCGGTGTTGGCCATGGTGAGCACCAGTTGCAAAGGCAATAACCCCAAAACCAATCAGGGTAGTGGTGGGGGAAGTAACGAAAAAATTGAAGCCCTTTACTACACCAGTGTGGCGGAATGCAAAACTGATATGGCCAATCAGGCCAATGAGTATAAAGTCTTGGCGGAAGCCCATAAAGCCGGCAAATTACCCAATGCCCCTACCCCTCCCCCCATTCGCCCGGAGGACTGCGAAGCCCAAATGAAAGCGGCCCAGGCGGAACATCAACGGAATGCCCCGGTTTACGGCAGTCGAGCCGATTGTCAAACCGATAGGGTAATCTGTGAGCCTACCCCCAGTGGCTACCACACGAGCGGTTATCGTCCGGTTTTTGGCGGAGCTTACTTTTACCCCTACGGCAATAATTACACCTATATTTATTCCGGCGGTGTGCAGCAGCGGGTATTGCAACCATCCATTGTCTATCGGGGGACAAACCCGGATCAGTTGATTACCCCCAATGGCATCTCTGTGCCCCGCACCACCACAGGCAAAGTTTCTACTTCCAAAGCTGTCACTGCCCCCGCTCCCCCTAGGCCATCGGGTACCGCTGCTAAAGGCACTATTTCTGGCCGCAGTAGTAATAAGGGTTTCGGTTCTACTTTTAAAGGCACTGGCCGGGGAGGCAAATAA
- a CDS encoding flavin reductase family protein: MLDEQAKKTLLRKIPHGLYVCGVKSGEEANGFTASWVMQGSFEPPLVVNCVRTDSISHRLLQESGQFALSFLAADQKDVAAQFFKPQRRVGDKFENFDVLDAPETGCPVLKDCLGYVECRVVGSVAHGDHTVFVGEVIGAQVFNEGDPLLLESTGWNYGG; encoded by the coding sequence GTGCTAGACGAACAAGCAAAGAAAACCCTCCTGCGTAAAATTCCCCACGGCCTCTACGTCTGTGGTGTTAAGTCCGGAGAAGAAGCCAATGGTTTCACCGCCAGTTGGGTAATGCAGGGTTCCTTTGAGCCGCCCCTGGTGGTTAATTGCGTGCGCACTGATTCCATTTCCCATCGGCTGTTACAGGAAAGTGGCCAGTTTGCCCTCAGTTTTCTGGCGGCGGACCAAAAAGATGTGGCGGCGCAATTTTTTAAACCCCAACGGCGGGTGGGGGACAAGTTTGAAAATTTTGATGTGCTTGATGCCCCCGAAACCGGTTGTCCTGTGCTCAAAGACTGTCTCGGTTATGTGGAGTGTCGGGTGGTAGGGTCTGTGGCCCACGGCGATCACACCGTTTTTGTCGGCGAAGTCATTGGAGCCCAGGTTTTTAATGAAGGAGATCCCTTATTACTAGAAAGCACTGGCTGGAACTACGGCGGTTAG
- a CDS encoding exonuclease SbcCD subunit D, whose translation MLKVLHLSDIHLGSGFSHGHINPATGLNTRLEDFIQSLRLCIDRAIAEPADVVLFGGDAFPDATPPPYVQEAFAAEFRRLADADIPTVLLVGNHDQHSQGSGGASLCIYRTLAVPGFIVGDRLATHLIPTANGDLQIVTLPWLTRSTLLTRPETEGLSLEAINLLLLKKLQPILEGEIRSLDPQLPTILLAHLMADRATFGAEKTLSVGKGFTIPLALINRPEFDYVALGHVHKHQNLNPHNNPPIVYPGSIERVDFGEEKEDKGYIWLEISKGKVDWQFCPLPARPFKTIKVDVTEATDPQGELLMAIAKTAIDNAVVRLIYQIRSEQLEQIDNRKLQEALKPSHSYTIRPELVSQLARPRLPELGVGSALDPLVALKTYLENKKDIKELMPDLMEAAEHLLNGSEEQWLEAVGD comes from the coding sequence ATGTTAAAAGTCCTGCATCTTTCTGATATTCACCTGGGCAGTGGTTTTTCCCATGGGCACATTAATCCGGCCACGGGGTTAAATACGAGGTTAGAGGATTTCATTCAGAGTTTACGGCTGTGCATTGACCGGGCGATCGCCGAACCCGCCGATGTGGTGCTATTTGGGGGGGATGCTTTCCCCGATGCCACTCCGCCCCCCTATGTGCAGGAAGCCTTTGCCGCCGAATTTCGCCGTTTAGCCGATGCCGATATTCCCACAGTGTTATTGGTGGGCAACCATGACCAACATTCCCAGGGCAGTGGAGGAGCTAGTTTATGTATCTATCGCACCCTGGCTGTGCCCGGTTTCATCGTTGGGGATCGCCTGGCCACCCATTTAATTCCCACCGCCAATGGAGATCTACAGATTGTTACCTTGCCTTGGTTAACCCGTTCGACTCTCCTAACCCGGCCGGAAACGGAGGGGTTATCCTTGGAAGCGATTAATTTGCTGTTGCTGAAAAAGTTACAGCCCATTTTGGAAGGGGAAATTCGGAGTTTAGATCCCCAATTACCCACTATTTTGTTGGCCCATTTAATGGCGGACCGGGCCACCTTTGGGGCGGAAAAAACCCTGTCCGTGGGCAAGGGCTTTACCATTCCCCTGGCTTTGATTAATCGGCCGGAATTTGATTACGTTGCCCTGGGCCATGTCCATAAACATCAAAATCTCAATCCCCACAATAATCCCCCCATTGTTTATCCCGGTAGCATTGAGCGGGTGGACTTTGGCGAAGAAAAGGAAGACAAAGGCTATATTTGGCTAGAAATTAGTAAAGGAAAAGTAGATTGGCAATTCTGTCCCCTGCCCGCTCGCCCCTTTAAAACCATTAAAGTAGATGTGACGGAAGCGACGGATCCCCAAGGGGAATTATTAATGGCGATCGCCAAAACAGCCATTGACAATGCCGTGGTGCGGCTAATTTACCAAATTCGTTCTGAACAGCTAGAACAAATCGATAACCGCAAATTACAGGAGGCTTTAAAGCCGAGCCATTCCTACACCATCCGTCCAGAACTGGTTAGCCAGTTGGCCCGGCCACGGTTGCCAGAATTGGGAGTAGGTTCCGCCCTTGATCCCCTGGTGGCCCTCAAAACCTATCTGGAAAATAAAAAAGACATTAAAGAGTTAATGCCCGACCTCATGGAAGCAGCCGAGCATTTACTTAATGGCAGTGAAGAACAATGGTTAGAAGCGGTGGGGGATTGA
- a CDS encoding ATP-dependent Clp protease ATP-binding subunit, whose translation MFERFTEKAIKVIMLAQEEARRLGHNFVGTEQILLGLIGEGTGVAAKVLKSMGVNLKDARIEVEKIIGRGSGFVAVEIPFTPRAKRVLELSLEEARQLGHNYIGTEHLLLGLIREGEGVAARVLENLGVDLSKVRTQVIRMLGETAEVAAGGGSGGRTKTPTLDEFGSNLTQMAAEGKLDPVVGRQKEIERVIQILGRRTKNNPVLIGEPGVGKTAIAEGLAQRIANKDIPDILEEKRVVTLDIGLLVAGTKYRGEFEERLKKIMDEIRQAGNIILVIDEVHTLIGAGAAEGAIDAANILKPALARGELQCIGATTLDEYRKHIERDAALERRFQPVMVGEPSVEETIEILYGLRERYEQHHKLKILDEALEAAAKLSDRYISDRFLPDKAIDLIDEAGSRVRLINSQLPPAAKELDKELRQILKEKDDAVRNQDFEQAGELKDREDEIKKQIRAIASSKKAEGDNGEPEVTSEEIAHIVASWTGVPVNKLTESESEKLLHMEDTLHQRLIGQEDAVKAVSRAIRRARVGLKNPNRPIASFIFSGPTGVGKTELTKALAAYFFGSEEAMIRLDMSEFMERHTVSKLIGSPPGYVGYNEGGQLTEAVRRRPYTVVLFDEIEKAHPDIFNMLLQILEDGRLTDAKGRTVDFKNTLLIMTSNIGSKVIEKGGGGLGFDFADDQAESQYNRIRSLVNEELKNYFRPEFLNRLDEIIVFRQLNKEEVKEISEILLRDVFARLVEKEISLQVTDKFKERIVEEGFNPAYGARPLRRAIMRLLEDVLAEEILSGRLKEGSQALVDIGEDNQVVVIPGETRELIAPGVE comes from the coding sequence ATGTTTGAACGCTTTACAGAAAAAGCCATTAAAGTAATCATGCTTGCTCAGGAGGAAGCTCGTCGCCTCGGACATAACTTCGTTGGCACGGAACAAATTCTGCTCGGCTTGATTGGCGAAGGGACTGGCGTCGCCGCCAAGGTTCTCAAATCCATGGGGGTTAATCTCAAAGATGCCCGCATCGAAGTAGAAAAAATTATCGGGCGGGGATCGGGCTTTGTGGCCGTGGAAATCCCCTTTACTCCCCGGGCCAAGCGGGTGCTGGAACTTTCCCTTGAGGAGGCTCGGCAACTGGGTCACAATTACATTGGCACCGAACACCTGCTGTTGGGTCTGATTCGAGAAGGGGAAGGGGTAGCTGCTCGGGTCCTAGAAAACCTTGGGGTTGATCTCTCCAAAGTCCGCACCCAGGTGATCCGCATGTTGGGAGAAACGGCCGAAGTAGCTGCCGGTGGTGGCAGTGGTGGTCGCACCAAAACCCCTACCTTAGATGAGTTTGGCTCTAACCTCACCCAGATGGCCGCCGAAGGGAAGTTAGACCCGGTGGTAGGTCGCCAAAAAGAAATTGAGAGGGTGATTCAGATCCTCGGCCGCCGCACCAAGAATAACCCCGTCCTGATTGGGGAGCCGGGGGTTGGTAAAACGGCAATCGCCGAAGGTTTGGCCCAGCGCATTGCCAACAAAGATATTCCCGACATCCTCGAAGAAAAACGGGTCGTCACCCTGGACATCGGTCTATTGGTGGCCGGCACTAAATACCGGGGGGAATTTGAGGAACGGCTGAAAAAAATCATGGATGAAATCCGCCAAGCCGGTAACATCATCCTGGTGATTGACGAAGTTCATACCCTAATCGGAGCCGGAGCCGCCGAGGGGGCGATCGACGCTGCCAATATTCTCAAGCCCGCCCTAGCCCGGGGAGAATTGCAATGTATTGGTGCCACCACCCTGGATGAGTACCGCAAACACATTGAACGGGACGCAGCCCTGGAGCGTCGTTTTCAACCGGTGATGGTGGGGGAACCCTCCGTGGAAGAAACCATCGAGATTCTTTACGGTCTGCGGGAACGTTACGAACAGCACCACAAACTGAAAATTTTGGACGAAGCCCTGGAAGCCGCCGCCAAACTTTCCGACCGTTACATCTCCGACCGCTTCCTGCCCGATAAGGCGATCGATCTAATTGACGAAGCTGGTTCCCGGGTGCGGTTGATTAATTCCCAATTGCCCCCCGCCGCCAAGGAGTTGGACAAGGAATTGCGACAGATTCTTAAAGAAAAAGATGATGCTGTCCGCAACCAGGACTTCGAGCAAGCCGGGGAACTCAAGGACCGGGAAGACGAAATTAAAAAACAAATCCGGGCGATCGCCTCTTCCAAAAAAGCGGAAGGGGATAACGGCGAGCCGGAAGTGACCTCCGAAGAAATTGCCCACATCGTCGCCTCCTGGACAGGGGTGCCGGTGAACAAGCTAACGGAATCCGAGTCAGAAAAACTGTTGCATATGGAAGATACCCTCCATCAACGGTTAATTGGCCAGGAAGATGCGGTTAAGGCCGTTTCCCGCGCTATCCGTCGGGCCAGGGTCGGGCTGAAAAATCCCAACCGTCCCATTGCCAGCTTTATTTTCTCCGGTCCCACTGGGGTAGGTAAAACCGAGTTGACCAAAGCTCTGGCGGCTTACTTCTTCGGTTCCGAGGAAGCCATGATCCGTCTGGATATGTCGGAATTTATGGAACGACACACCGTTTCCAAATTAATTGGTTCCCCTCCGGGTTATGTGGGCTACAACGAAGGCGGTCAGTTGACGGAAGCAGTACGTCGCCGTCCCTACACGGTGGTGCTGTTCGACGAAATTGAAAAAGCCCACCCCGACATCTTCAATATGCTTCTGCAAATTTTGGAAGATGGTCGCCTCACCGATGCCAAGGGTCGCACAGTGGATTTCAAAAATACCCTGTTGATCATGACCTCCAACATTGGTTCCAAGGTAATTGAAAAAGGTGGCGGTGGTTTGGGCTTTGACTTTGCCGATGACCAAGCGGAGTCTCAGTACAATCGCATTCGTTCCTTGGTGAATGAAGAGTTGAAAAACTACTTCCGCCCTGAGTTCTTGAATCGTTTGGATGAAATTATCGTCTTCCGCCAATTGAACAAGGAGGAAGTCAAGGAAATTTCGGAAATTCTCCTACGGGATGTGTTTGCCCGGTTGGTGGAAAAAGAAATTTCTCTCCAGGTCACCGACAAGTTCAAGGAGCGCATTGTGGAAGAAGGGTTCAACCCAGCCTACGGTGCCCGTCCCCTCCGTCGGGCCATTATGCGCCTGTTGGAAGACGTGTTAGCCGAAGAAATTCTTTCCGGCCGCCTCAAGGAAGGTAGCCAAGCGCTGGTGGACATTGGTGAAGACAACCAAGTGGTGGTCATCCCCGGTGAAACGAGGGAACTGATTGCCCCCGGCGTTGAATAA